One window from the genome of Hydractinia symbiolongicarpus strain clone_291-10 chromosome 1, HSymV2.1, whole genome shotgun sequence encodes:
- the LOC130633281 gene encoding uncharacterized protein LOC130633281 isoform X2, translated as MNYIYLFAVFILVIYRVEGETRLNPRGNNVCKLVTSYTALASTKTSYSIKTPYKTCCKRIVFCVKRCTKFRNKKIYYKKTRITAKLNTTYRCCKGYERTHPSHTQCLKPICIKGCDVGSCVAPNICQMTYDSRLGFKESVKLPERCGGHFEKASGKIALHGNTTHPIYRTRLCRWTIRIQNGSKATFQFISFHFHNGTSCAESVITVRQENARIFFFCSINAPNSQNKLVLGAGVWTIEAVQNNWKERDGFEITFESKKKNGV; from the exons ATGAATTACATCTATctttttgcagtttttattttggttatttATCGAGTTGAGGGAGAAACTCGTTTAAATCCTAGAGG caaCAATGTTTGCAAACTGGTAACTTCGTATACTGCTCTAGCAAGTACGAAGACATCGTACAGCATTAAAACACCGTATAAAACATGTTGCAAGAGAATCGTGTTTTGTGTGAAGAGGTGCACTAAGTTTAG AAATAAGAAGATCTATTACAAGAAGACACGTATTACTGCGAAGTTAAACACGACATATCGTTGTTGTAAAGGTTATGAACGAACGCACCCAAGTCATACACAATGTTTAAAAC caATATGTATAAAAGGATGCGATGTGGGATCGTGCGTCGCACCCAACATATGCCAGATGACGTATGACTCCAGACTTGGATTTAAAGAAAGCGTGAAATTGCCAG AACGATGTGGTGGCCATTTTGAAAAAGCGAGCGGAAAGATTGCTTTACATGGGAACACAACTCATCCCATTTATCGGACACGACTATGCCGGTGGACGATACGGattcaaaatggtagcaaagCCACGTTCCAATTTATTAGTTTCCATTTTCACAACGGGACAAGTTGTGCCGAAAGCGTCATAACTGTTCGACAAGAAAACGcgagaatttttttcttttgtagtaTCAACGCACCTAATAGTCAAAATAAACTTGTTCTTGGGGCCGGAGTTTGGACCATCGAGGCAGTTCAAAATAATTGGAAAGAACGTGAtggatttgaaatcacattTGAATCCAAAAAAAAGAACGGTGTTTAA
- the LOC130633281 gene encoding uncharacterized protein LOC130633281 isoform X3 has product MNYIYLFAVFILVIYRVEGETRLNPRGRLLWFIFFKFCVALIYNAVSRHLLSKAVMFEAISGARNKKIYYKKTRITAKLNTTYRCCKGYERTHPSHTQCLKPICIKGCDVGSCVAPNICQMTYDSRLGFKESVKLPERCGGHFEKASGKIALHGNTTHPIYRTRLCRWTIRIQNVSTHLIVKINLFLGPEFGPSRQFKIIGKNVMDLKSHLNPKKRTVFNHSTITLTFLYTGFPIFFQIKTVGEFSLVLKKQALHEGW; this is encoded by the exons ATGAATTACATCTATctttttgcagtttttattttggttatttATCGAGTTGAGGGAGAAACTCGTTTAAATCCTAGAGG GAGACTTTTatggtttatttttttcaaattctgcGTCGCCCTTATTTATAATGCTGTGTCACGGCATCTATTATCAAAAGCCGTAATGTTCGAAGCAATTTCAGGTGCGAG AAATAAGAAGATCTATTACAAGAAGACACGTATTACTGCGAAGTTAAACACGACATATCGTTGTTGTAAAGGTTATGAACGAACGCACCCAAGTCATACACAATGTTTAAAAC caATATGTATAAAAGGATGCGATGTGGGATCGTGCGTCGCACCCAACATATGCCAGATGACGTATGACTCCAGACTTGGATTTAAAGAAAGCGTGAAATTGCCAG AACGATGTGGTGGCCATTTTGAAAAAGCGAGCGGAAAGATTGCTTTACATGGGAACACAACTCATCCCATTTATCGGACACGACTATGCCGGTGGACGATACGGattcaaaatg taTCAACGCACCTAATAGTCAAAATAAACTTGTTCTTGGGGCCGGAGTTTGGACCATCGAGGCAGTTCAAAATAATTGGAAAGAACGTGAtggatttgaaatcacattTGAATCCAAAAAAAAGAACGGTGTTTAACCATAGCACCATAACTTTGACCTTTCTCTACACAGGGTTCCCAATCTTTTTTCAAATCAAAACAGTAGGAGAATTTTCATTGGTACTAAAAAAACAGGCGCTCCACGAAGGTTGGTGA
- the LOC130633281 gene encoding uncharacterized protein LOC130633281 isoform X1, giving the protein MNYIYLFAVFILVIYRVEGETRLNPRGNNVCKLVTSYTALASTKTSYSIKTPYKTCCKRIVFCVKRCTKFRNKKIYYKKTRITAKLNTTYRCCKGYERTHPSHTQCLKPICIKGCDVGSCVAPNICQMTYDSRLGFKESVKLPERCGGHFEKASGKIALHGNTTHPIYRTRLCRWTIRIQNVSTHLIVKINLFLGPEFGPSRQFKIIGKNVMDLKSHLNPKKRTVFNHSTITLTFLYTGFPIFFQIKTVGEFSLVLKKQALHEGW; this is encoded by the exons ATGAATTACATCTATctttttgcagtttttattttggttatttATCGAGTTGAGGGAGAAACTCGTTTAAATCCTAGAGG caaCAATGTTTGCAAACTGGTAACTTCGTATACTGCTCTAGCAAGTACGAAGACATCGTACAGCATTAAAACACCGTATAAAACATGTTGCAAGAGAATCGTGTTTTGTGTGAAGAGGTGCACTAAGTTTAG AAATAAGAAGATCTATTACAAGAAGACACGTATTACTGCGAAGTTAAACACGACATATCGTTGTTGTAAAGGTTATGAACGAACGCACCCAAGTCATACACAATGTTTAAAAC caATATGTATAAAAGGATGCGATGTGGGATCGTGCGTCGCACCCAACATATGCCAGATGACGTATGACTCCAGACTTGGATTTAAAGAAAGCGTGAAATTGCCAG AACGATGTGGTGGCCATTTTGAAAAAGCGAGCGGAAAGATTGCTTTACATGGGAACACAACTCATCCCATTTATCGGACACGACTATGCCGGTGGACGATACGGattcaaaatg taTCAACGCACCTAATAGTCAAAATAAACTTGTTCTTGGGGCCGGAGTTTGGACCATCGAGGCAGTTCAAAATAATTGGAAAGAACGTGAtggatttgaaatcacattTGAATCCAAAAAAAAGAACGGTGTTTAACCATAGCACCATAACTTTGACCTTTCTCTACACAGGGTTCCCAATCTTTTTTCAAATCAAAACAGTAGGAGAATTTTCATTGGTACTAAAAAAACAGGCGCTCCACGAAGGTTGGTGA
- the LOC130633239 gene encoding PAX-interacting protein 1-like isoform X2: MATDKVKKIFKDVKYFLVEENDSLKQILKEGGAHREYYVTQLVNFVISDTCNFPQYDQAVDFKIPIVTTNWIHMSIKCETLLPYRPFSKIKDGLFSTIVACPSQIPTVERDPLLAMIIYYGGRYKTNLNASCTHLIVGKPVGRKYEFASKFQPQIKIVTSEWVVDSISANRLLPEAEYEPVSGGSPQRSPLKPFSPSGNVQMTPEIMNSTASTFMTPVTPNNNELPKGDKKMLSENKENNGIGGSDVSGTADLLKGFVILFSGYEERLPPDTFAIWEEVIKKSSGIIRESYTSDVTHLICLHQQSALFKKALQDRKKIATAYWLNDILVAKKYFPPRTPLHLPVPFTDTIPGMKNSLMTVSGYDGRERVLIKHMINFLGAQYTGHMARAHTQVICKAPSGEKYKKAIEWGIPVTSPKWLGDMIQTGQAFPCKGKSKYAVLNTPDELGLNPTFSTHITDIWNEDFSGEQLLTSGKRKLSEIQDGESNELQPTEKQRKLNFPPHVKRVLFTGLTGATVHRLRQNVLKLKGELAKGVNDCTHLVAPKITRTVKFLSAVSICKFLVAPAWVDESFEARNFLEETNYTLVDPESEDLFGFKLTRSLQRAQTRQVCKGLHFHVTPSILPAPNAMKEIIECAGGKMTEVKTVEDIKNIFLVNVLKDQTYNSYLVSCMDDKKLWNDVVKEGYDVYNVELILSGVMKQELEWNLHHL; this comes from the exons ATGGCTACggacaaagtaaaaaaaatattcaaagacGTCAAATACTTTTTGGTTGAAGAAAACGATTCT ctgAAGCAAATTCTTAAGGAAGGCGGTGCTCATCGGGAGTATTATGTGACTCAATTAGTCAATTTTGTTATATCTGATACATGTAATTTTCCTCAATATGATCAAGCTGTTGATTTCAAAATTCCAATCGTAACA acCAACTGGATACATATGTCTATCAAGTGTGAGACGTTGTTGCC ATACCGTCCTTTTTCAAAAATCAAAGATGGTTTATTTAGTACCATTGTGGCTTGTCCATCTCAA ATACCAACTGTCGAGAGAGACCCTCTGCTAGCTATGATTATTTATTATGGTGGTAGATACAAAACAAACTTGAATGCCAGTTGTACTCATCTTATTGTTGGCAAACCAGTTGGT CGGAAATATGAATTTGCTTCAAAGTTTCAACCGCAAATAAAAATTGTAACGTCAGAATGGGTTGTAGACAGCATTTCTGCTAACCGCCTTCTTCCCGAGGCTGAATATGAACCCGTCAGTGGTGGTTCTCCACAACGAAGTCCTCTGAAGCCATTCAGTCCATCTGGAAATGTGCAAATGACTCCTGAAATTATGAATTCAACTGCTAGCACATTCATGACACCTGTTACACCAAATAACAATGAGTTACCAAAAGGTGACAAGAAAATGCTgtcagaaaacaaagaaaataatggaATTGGTGGTTCAGATGTATCAG GAACAGCTGACTTGTTGAAAGGATTTGTCATTCTTTTTTCTGGATACGAAGAACGTTTACCACCAGACACGTTTGCCATATGGGAAGAG GTTATTAAAAAGTCCTCAGGAATCATTCGAGAATCTTACACATCAGATGTTACACATCTAATCTGTTTGCATCAACAAAGTGCTCTATTTAAAAAG GCACTTCAAGATAGGAAGAAAATTGCGACTGCATATTGGTTGAACGATATTCTTGTAGCAAAGAAGTATTTTCCTCCACGGACACCACTTCATTTACCTGTCCCATTCACGGATACTATACCAGGGATGAAGAATTCg cttATGACAGTAAGCGGTTATGATGGGCGTGAACGTGTTCTCATTAAGCACATGATTAATTTTCTCGGAGCACAGTACACTGGACATATGGCTCGAGCACATACGCAAGTTATATGTAAAGC TCCGAGTGGAGAAAAATACAAGAAAGCCATTGAATGGGGTATACCCGTGACCAGTCCAAAATGGTTAGGCGACATGATACAGA ctGGTCAAGCGTTCCCATGTAAAGGAAAATCTAAATATGCTGTCCTTAATACACCTGATGAACTTGGATTAAACCCAACCTTTTCAACACATATCACTG ATATTTGGAATGAAGATTTTTCTGGG gaACAATTGTTGACATCAGGAAAGAGAAAACTGTCCGAAATTCAA GATGGGGAAAGCAATGAATTACAACCTACTGAGAAACAAAG aaaactgAATTTTCCTCCACACGTGAAGAGAGTTTTATTTACTGGTTTAACAGGAGCGACAGTACATCGTCTTCGtcag AATGTATTGAAACTGAAAGGCGAGTTGGCCAAGGGTGTTAATGATTGCACCCATCTTGTTGCACCGAAG ATCACTCGAACGGTGAAGTTTTTATCGGCTGTTTCTATTTGCAAGTTTCTTGTAGCTCCTGCTTGGGTAGACGAGTCATTTGAGGCGAGGAACTTTTTAG AGGAAACGAACTACACTTTGGTTGATCCAGAGTCTGAAGATTTGTTTGGTTTCAAACTAACAAGATCTTTACAACGTGCACAAACAAGACAGGTTTGCAAG GGTCTTCATTTCCACGTGACTCCCTCCATCTTACCTGCTCCGAATGCAATGAAAGAAATTATCGAGTGTGCTGGAGGAAAG ATGACGGAGGTGAAGACAGTAGaggatataaaaaatatatttttggtgAACGTTCTGAAG GACCAGACGTACAACAGCTACCTCGTTTCTTGCATGGACGATAAAAAATTATGGAATGATGTCGTAAAAGAAGGATACG atGTTTACAACGTGGAATTAATCTTATCAGGAGTAATGAAGCAAGAACTCGAATGGAATCT GCATCACTTGTAG
- the LOC130633239 gene encoding PAX-interacting protein 1-like isoform X1 encodes MATDKVKKIFKDVKYFLVEENDSLKQILKEGGAHREYYVTQLVNFVISDTCNFPQYDQAVDFKIPIVTTNWIHMSIKCETLLPYRPFSKIKDGLFSTIVACPSQIPTVERDPLLAMIIYYGGRYKTNLNASCTHLIVGKPVGRKYEFASKFQPQIKIVTSEWVVDSISANRLLPEAEYEPVSGGSPQRSPLKPFSPSGNVQMTPEIMNSTASTFMTPVTPNNNELPKGDKKMLSENKENNGIGGSDVSGTADLLKGFVILFSGYEERLPPDTFAIWEEVIKKSSGIIRESYTSDVTHLICLHQQSALFKKALQDRKKIATAYWLNDILVAKKYFPPRTPLHLPVPFTDTIPGMKNSLMTVSGYDGRERVLIKHMINFLGAQYTGHMARAHTQVICKAPSGEKYKKAIEWGIPVTSPKWLGDMIQTGQAFPCKGKSKYAVLNTPDELGLNPTFSTHITDIWNEDFSGEQLLTSGKRKLSEIQDGESNELQPTEKQRKLNFPPHVKRVLFTGLTGATVHRLRQNVLKLKGELAKGVNDCTHLVAPKITRTVKFLSAVSICKFLVAPAWVDESFEARNFLEETNYTLVDPESEDLFGFKLTRSLQRAQTRQVCKGLHFHVTPSILPAPNAMKEIIECAGGKMTEVKTVEDIKNIFLVNVLKDQTYNSYLVSCMDDKKLWNDVVKEGYDVYNVELILSGVMKQELEWNLYLFN; translated from the exons ATGGCTACggacaaagtaaaaaaaatattcaaagacGTCAAATACTTTTTGGTTGAAGAAAACGATTCT ctgAAGCAAATTCTTAAGGAAGGCGGTGCTCATCGGGAGTATTATGTGACTCAATTAGTCAATTTTGTTATATCTGATACATGTAATTTTCCTCAATATGATCAAGCTGTTGATTTCAAAATTCCAATCGTAACA acCAACTGGATACATATGTCTATCAAGTGTGAGACGTTGTTGCC ATACCGTCCTTTTTCAAAAATCAAAGATGGTTTATTTAGTACCATTGTGGCTTGTCCATCTCAA ATACCAACTGTCGAGAGAGACCCTCTGCTAGCTATGATTATTTATTATGGTGGTAGATACAAAACAAACTTGAATGCCAGTTGTACTCATCTTATTGTTGGCAAACCAGTTGGT CGGAAATATGAATTTGCTTCAAAGTTTCAACCGCAAATAAAAATTGTAACGTCAGAATGGGTTGTAGACAGCATTTCTGCTAACCGCCTTCTTCCCGAGGCTGAATATGAACCCGTCAGTGGTGGTTCTCCACAACGAAGTCCTCTGAAGCCATTCAGTCCATCTGGAAATGTGCAAATGACTCCTGAAATTATGAATTCAACTGCTAGCACATTCATGACACCTGTTACACCAAATAACAATGAGTTACCAAAAGGTGACAAGAAAATGCTgtcagaaaacaaagaaaataatggaATTGGTGGTTCAGATGTATCAG GAACAGCTGACTTGTTGAAAGGATTTGTCATTCTTTTTTCTGGATACGAAGAACGTTTACCACCAGACACGTTTGCCATATGGGAAGAG GTTATTAAAAAGTCCTCAGGAATCATTCGAGAATCTTACACATCAGATGTTACACATCTAATCTGTTTGCATCAACAAAGTGCTCTATTTAAAAAG GCACTTCAAGATAGGAAGAAAATTGCGACTGCATATTGGTTGAACGATATTCTTGTAGCAAAGAAGTATTTTCCTCCACGGACACCACTTCATTTACCTGTCCCATTCACGGATACTATACCAGGGATGAAGAATTCg cttATGACAGTAAGCGGTTATGATGGGCGTGAACGTGTTCTCATTAAGCACATGATTAATTTTCTCGGAGCACAGTACACTGGACATATGGCTCGAGCACATACGCAAGTTATATGTAAAGC TCCGAGTGGAGAAAAATACAAGAAAGCCATTGAATGGGGTATACCCGTGACCAGTCCAAAATGGTTAGGCGACATGATACAGA ctGGTCAAGCGTTCCCATGTAAAGGAAAATCTAAATATGCTGTCCTTAATACACCTGATGAACTTGGATTAAACCCAACCTTTTCAACACATATCACTG ATATTTGGAATGAAGATTTTTCTGGG gaACAATTGTTGACATCAGGAAAGAGAAAACTGTCCGAAATTCAA GATGGGGAAAGCAATGAATTACAACCTACTGAGAAACAAAG aaaactgAATTTTCCTCCACACGTGAAGAGAGTTTTATTTACTGGTTTAACAGGAGCGACAGTACATCGTCTTCGtcag AATGTATTGAAACTGAAAGGCGAGTTGGCCAAGGGTGTTAATGATTGCACCCATCTTGTTGCACCGAAG ATCACTCGAACGGTGAAGTTTTTATCGGCTGTTTCTATTTGCAAGTTTCTTGTAGCTCCTGCTTGGGTAGACGAGTCATTTGAGGCGAGGAACTTTTTAG AGGAAACGAACTACACTTTGGTTGATCCAGAGTCTGAAGATTTGTTTGGTTTCAAACTAACAAGATCTTTACAACGTGCACAAACAAGACAGGTTTGCAAG GGTCTTCATTTCCACGTGACTCCCTCCATCTTACCTGCTCCGAATGCAATGAAAGAAATTATCGAGTGTGCTGGAGGAAAG ATGACGGAGGTGAAGACAGTAGaggatataaaaaatatatttttggtgAACGTTCTGAAG GACCAGACGTACAACAGCTACCTCGTTTCTTGCATGGACGATAAAAAATTATGGAATGATGTCGTAAAAGAAGGATACG atGTTTACAACGTGGAATTAATCTTATCAGGAGTAATGAAGCAAGAACTCGAATGGAATCTATATCTTTTCAATTGA
- the LOC130633382 gene encoding calcipressin-1-like, translated as MALGEAAECLECEENSTSLIARNLPNNIFTNDNTKTAFENLFKHFGDVSFVYLPGFQRIIINFTKINSMLLAKEMVHGQEFKGVSLKIYFKEEAKKVGEDFLKLPQAEKLFLISPPASPPVGWSQKEEPIPVVNYDLLTAVAGMEMPGKTVELIPRTDSTPSIVVMGCENPTSLNEKPLKNINCLPRKEVQTKRPPVKES; from the coding sequence atggcATTAGGAGAAGCAGCAGAGTGTCTTGAATGTGAAGAAAATTCTACAAGTCTAATAGCCAGAAATCTTCCAAATAATATATTCACAAACGACAACACTAAAACAGCATTTGAAAACCTATTTAAACACTTTGGGGATGTGAGTTTTGTGTACCTTCCAGGATTTCAAAGAATTATTATTAACTTTACTAAAATTAACAGCATGTTACTAGCTAAAGAAATGGTTCATGGACAAGAATTTAAAGGTGTCTCTTTGaagatttattttaaagaagagGCGAAAAAGGTTGGAGaggattttttgaaattacctCAAGCAGAAAAACTGTTTCTCATATCTCCACCGGCCTCGCCACCTGTTGGATGGAGTCAAAAAGAAGAACCTATACCAGTGGTGAACTATGATCTTCTGACTGCAGTTGCGGGTATGGAAATGCCAGGAAAAACAGTTGAGCTAATACCCAGAACTGATTCAACACCAAGTATAGTCGTGATGGGGTGTGAAAATCCAACCTCTTTAAATGAAAAGCCACTCAAGAATATCAATTGTCTACCGAGAAAAGAAGTGCAAACAAAAAGGCCCCCTGTTAAAGAGAGTTGA
- the LOC130633350 gene encoding stimulated by retinoic acid gene 6 protein-like has translation MSVCQSEFDNKLYYHLTNVPAVVVICILQLYTYRQTKKLKLLLPFSFFTDNDHKRTSTVLAFGAIANTFINTLTLGNFMLTSQSWVWGPLTNLISVAEIGFLYFPIFTCIHSPYVTLASVLGSIYTMFITIGIFVRLFHVKCEGESQLGSQVLSGFAILPDIVCSFGIMFKFIHQIFKSIKTGVHEERKDKILKKYQQQYVKKLFNPSPIEGSLNLVAKYVWKNDPYFKFSTIILSSVIIFITLLYRIAIKGLYYLHIMRKWSVIKRAFIRSAVILGAIVLLIGVLQLYFFMKTHRKDMKNVYKKGPKEVEISNTSTIQRNLFFPGYFIAHMVFGQIVCLLFILFFTTPFIFLAQVCPDCYKEVIVPVLKNVYGLFIIPIVIYIVQRCLVFFVFSPRVNDERAFIKKMGFYHIVLYFSMFCNLLLGVFSCLYTVFLSAIVSLVCLGRIDRIVMNPKYFKRFHRGHLAYLSFLKVEGVHKNPIMRCFCSILFALVSNQRYFDPRDTKIFMISPTSYRVSRRALNRWHLAVMLLRNPALMQYRIKAKQKTKYGNFA, from the coding sequence atgtcAGTGTGCCAGTCTGAGTTTGATAACAAGTTGTATTATCATCTGACCAATGTTCCAGCTGTTGTAGTAATATGTATACTTCAGTTATATACATATCGACAAACGAAAAAGTTGAAACTGCTGCtaccattttcttttttcacagaTAATGATCACAAAAGGACTTCCACTGTTCTGGCATTTGGAGCCATAGCAAAtacatttatcaatactttgacACTCGGAAACTTCATGTTAACATCACAGAGCTGGGTATGGGGACCGTTAACAAATCTTATCTCAGTAGCAGAAATTGGTTTTCTTTACTTCCCCATATTCACCTGCATCCATTCTCCGTATGTTACTTTAGCATCCGTTCTTGGTTCCATTTACACAATGTTTATTACAATTGGGATTTTTGTCCGCTTGTTTCATGTCAAATGTGAAGGTGAATCCCAGCTGGGTTCTCAAGTATTGTCAGGATTTGCGATTTTACCAGACATTGTATGTTCTTTTGGGATTATGTTCAAGTTCATTCATCAAATCTTTAAAAGCATAAAAACAGGTGTTCATGAAGAACGTAAAGATAAAATACTGAAAAAATATCAGCAACAGTATGTTAAAAAACTGTTCAACCCGTCTCCCATTGAAGGCTCTTTAAATTTAGTTGCCAAATATGTTTGGAAAAATGatccttattttaaattttcaacgaTCATTTTATCATCTGTGATAATTTTCATCACTTTATTGTATCGGATTGCAATCAAAGGTTTATACTACTTGCATATTATGAGAAAATGGTCGGTGATTAAGAGAGCATTTATTCGAAGCGCCGTTATATTAGGTGCCATTGTGTTGTTGATTGGGGTGTTACAGTTATATTTCTTCATGAAGACTCATCGAAAAGATATGAAAAATGTGTACAAAAAAGGTCCCAAAGAAGTTGAAATATCAAATACTTCGACCATTCAGcgaaatcttttttttcctgGTTACTTTATTGCCCATATGGTGTTTGGACAAATTGTGTGTCTGTTGTTTATCTTATTCTTCACAAcacctttcatttttttagcACAGGTTTGTCCTGATTGCTATAAAGAAGTTATTGTTCcagtgttaaaaaatgtttatggtCTTTTTATCATACCAATCGTGATTTACATCGTTCAACGCTGTCTGGTTTTTTTTGTGTTCAGTCCGAGAGTCAACGATGAGCGAGCATTCATCAAAAAGATGGGATTTTACCACATTGTTCTGTATTTTTCaatgttctgtaatttattgCTTGGTGTGTTCTCGTGTTTGTACACCGTCTTCTTATCCGCCATTGTAAGTCTTGTTTGCTTGGGAAGAATTGATCGTATTGTAATGAATCCAAAATATTTCAAACGCTTCCATCGTGGTCATCTGGCATACCTTAGCtttttgaaagtggaaggagTTCATAAGAATCCGATTATGAGATGCTTCTGCTCCATTCTTTTTGCCTTGGTATCAAATCAACGGTACTTTGACCCACGCGACACCAAGATTTTCATGATTTCTCCTACTTCATACAGAGTATCACGAAGAGCACTCAACCGATGGCATCTTGCAGTTATGTTACTTCGAAATCCAGCATTGATGCAATATCGAATAAAGGCAAAGCAAAAAACCAAGTACGGAAACTTTGCATGA